One Campylobacter sp. RM16192 genomic region harbors:
- the murA gene encoding UDP-N-acetylglucosamine 1-carboxyvinyltransferase, giving the protein MFYLEIEGNSKLSGEVAISGAKNAALPLIASTLIMKDDVVLENIPNVADIKTLATLLVNLGARCDFLDSHILKINTNNINSTKANYDIVRKMRASILVLGPLLARFGHCEVSLPGGCAIGQRPIDLHLSALEKMGANIEIKQGYVVATAPNGLHGADIVFDKITVTGSENIIMAAALAHGTTRLTNVAKEPEVVQLCEVLADAGVYIEGIGTNELTIKGTGQNLITSKNIRVIPDRIEAGTYLCAGAITNSKITITNANANHLKAILTKFNEMGFGIEINDDKITILPADKIKPVEIVTTEYPGFPTDMQAQFMALALIADGVSVIDERLFENRFMHVSELTRMGADIRLNGHIASVYGGVKLNAADVMATDLRASSALVLAALASDGTSKVHRIYHLDRGYENLEVKLAKLGAKIKRLEE; this is encoded by the coding sequence ATGTTTTATTTGGAAATAGAAGGAAATAGTAAATTAAGCGGAGAGGTCGCTATAAGCGGTGCTAAAAACGCGGCATTACCGCTTATAGCATCAACGTTGATAATGAAAGATGATGTAGTACTAGAAAATATCCCAAATGTTGCAGATATAAAGACTCTTGCGACTTTACTTGTAAATTTAGGTGCGAGGTGCGATTTTTTAGACTCTCATATACTAAAAATCAATACAAACAATATAAACTCTACTAAGGCAAACTACGATATAGTCCGTAAAATGCGCGCTTCCATCTTGGTTCTTGGACCCTTACTAGCCAGATTTGGACATTGCGAAGTAAGCTTGCCCGGAGGTTGCGCCATAGGTCAGCGTCCGATAGATCTGCACTTAAGCGCACTTGAAAAGATGGGTGCAAATATCGAAATAAAACAGGGCTATGTAGTAGCTACCGCGCCAAATGGCTTGCACGGAGCCGATATTGTATTTGATAAGATTACGGTCACAGGAAGCGAAAATATCATAATGGCGGCCGCCTTAGCGCACGGCACCACACGTCTTACAAACGTAGCAAAAGAGCCTGAAGTAGTGCAACTATGCGAGGTTTTAGCAGATGCCGGAGTATATATAGAAGGGATCGGGACTAATGAACTTACTATTAAAGGTACAGGACAAAACCTTATAACCTCTAAAAATATAAGAGTAATTCCAGACAGAATAGAGGCTGGCACCTACCTTTGCGCAGGCGCTATTACAAATTCTAAAATCACAATAACAAATGCCAATGCAAATCACCTAAAGGCTATATTAACCAAATTTAATGAGATGGGCTTTGGCATAGAAATTAATGACGACAAAATAACCATACTGCCTGCGGATAAAATAAAACCGGTGGAGATAGTAACAACTGAATATCCTGGATTTCCAACCGACATGCAAGCCCAGTTTATGGCTCTTGCACTAATTGCAGACGGAGTTAGCGTCATAGATGAAAGATTGTTTGAGAACCGCTTCATGCACGTTAGCGAGCTAACCAGAATGGGTGCTGATATCAGGCTAAACGGACATATCGCAAGCGTTTACGGCGGAGTTAAGCTAAACGCGGCAGATGTTATGGCTACTGATCTTAGAGCCTCTTCAGCCCTAGTATTAGCAGCTCTTGCAAGCGATGGAACAAGCAAGGTGCATAGAATTTACCATCTTGATAGAGGTTATGAAAATTTAGAAGTAAAGCTCGCAAAACTAGGAGCTAAAATAAAAAGATTGGAAGAATAA
- a CDS encoding NlpC/P60 family protein, whose translation MKFKKSILITMLSCFFLSGCSYLTPNLDQKRTPDTIEEIKDEQSHIKFAEFDHTGVYYAAKASYISKMINEYIGKKSGKDCSGFVSLINKKNNNIYFKEVNLEKFYTKYGLKSEAIFNLYKDQGLIFNENPKVGDLIFFNNTTSKTKNYKKTKIITHIGIVSDIYSDGTIEFIHHTGKKSKKGVINFSQKNRHKVAGKKINSYIVDCKKCNSSYLSSNKFAGFGRVKI comes from the coding sequence TTGAAATTTAAAAAGTCTATTTTAATCACAATGTTAAGCTGCTTTTTTCTATCAGGTTGCTCTTATTTAACTCCAAATTTAGATCAAAAACGAACACCAGATACAATAGAAGAAATAAAAGATGAGCAAAGCCATATTAAATTTGCAGAATTTGATCATACCGGAGTGTATTATGCAGCCAAGGCATCGTATATTTCAAAAATGATAAATGAATATATTGGAAAGAAAAGTGGCAAAGACTGCTCTGGGTTTGTATCTTTAATAAATAAAAAAAATAACAATATATATTTTAAAGAGGTTAATCTAGAAAAGTTTTATACTAAATACGGACTTAAATCAGAAGCTATTTTTAATCTATATAAAGATCAAGGTTTAATTTTTAATGAAAACCCAAAAGTAGGAGATTTGATATTTTTTAACAACACTACAAGCAAAACAAAAAATTACAAAAAGACAAAAATAATTACGCATATAGGCATAGTAAGCGATATATATAGCGATGGAACAATAGAATTTATACATCACACCGGGAAGAAAAGCAAAAAAGGAGTCATAAATTTCTCTCAAAAAAATAGACATAAAGTAGCTGGAAAAAAGATAAATTCCTATATAGTAGATTGTAAAAAATGCAACTCTTCGTATCTTAGCTCAAATAAATTTGCAGGCTTTGGCAGAGTTAAAATTTAA
- a CDS encoding rhomboid family intramembrane serine protease: MYVTSFLIAFNCLVYFLINFAIQDSDLNLVFGLNLLLLDQNFLWQPLSSMFMHGSLTHLLMNMAVLYQFGGLLERYFGSFKLTVLYILGGILTSILSFIYIYYSFVFGNNIINLVGASGAISVLLGNLAFLDKNNTKGILIAVLLMSFVPLMMGVNVAWYAHIIGFAVGYFVMKARIL, from the coding sequence TTGTATGTAACTTCTTTTTTGATAGCCTTTAACTGTCTAGTGTATTTTCTTATAAATTTCGCTATTCAAGATAGTGACTTAAATTTGGTTTTTGGGTTGAATTTACTGCTTTTGGATCAAAATTTCTTATGGCAGCCTTTAAGCTCTATGTTTATGCATGGTAGTTTAACTCATCTTCTTATGAATATGGCTGTGCTTTATCAGTTTGGCGGTCTTTTGGAGCGATATTTTGGCAGTTTTAAATTGACTGTTTTATATATATTGGGCGGAATTTTAACCTCAATTCTAAGTTTTATCTATATATACTACTCATTTGTTTTTGGAAATAATATTATAAATTTAGTCGGTGCTAGTGGCGCTATAAGCGTGCTTTTGGGTAACTTGGCATTTTTAGATAAAAATAATACAAAAGGTATTTTGATAGCTGTTTTGCTTATGAGTTTTGTGCCTTTGATGATGGGTGTAAATGTCGCTTGGTATGCACATATAATAGGCTTTGCGGTAGGATACTTTGTAATGAAAGCGAGAATTTTATGA
- a CDS encoding ferritin-like domain-containing protein: MEYSAIDIALDAAYRFRGLPKQYYDDWLEVAEDEIRHFKMIEKYMQNFGVKYGDMQVHNGLFVALKMTENSLLERMAVLPRYMEANGLDANAFMLKKLENDHTKADLKEILQVILDEEISHVSKGDRWFKFECERRNIDPSEYIAIVQRIYPNSFLQTRELNEEARLKSGFSALEIECIKQIAKNRAYK; this comes from the coding sequence ATCGAATATAGCGCCATAGATATAGCGCTTGATGCGGCTTATCGCTTCCGAGGGCTTCCTAAGCAGTATTATGACGACTGGCTTGAAGTGGCTGAAGACGAGATAAGACACTTTAAGATGATAGAAAAATATATGCAAAATTTTGGAGTGAAATACGGCGATATGCAGGTGCATAACGGACTTTTTGTAGCGCTTAAGATGACTGAAAATTCTCTTCTTGAGCGTATGGCTGTGCTTCCAAGATATATGGAGGCAAACGGACTTGACGCAAACGCTTTTATGCTTAAAAAACTTGAAAATGACCATACGAAAGCCGATTTAAAAGAAATTTTGCAAGTGATTTTAGACGAAGAAATTTCACACGTAAGCAAAGGCGATAGGTGGTTTAAATTTGAGTGTGAGCGAAGAAACATCGATCCAAGCGAATATATCGCTATCGTTCAGAGAATTTATCCAAATTCATTTTTACAAACCAGAGAGCTAAACGAAGAGGCTAGATTAAAGTCCGGATTTAGTGCTTTAGAGATAGAGTGCATCAAGCAAATAGCCAAAAATAGGGCGTATAAATAG
- a CDS encoding SixA phosphatase family protein: MKKIYFIRHAKAAQKDYENDFERDLNERGKKDLALMCDRLKKHKVRVDTIFSSPAKRCAKTANKMADAVKFKGKIEFVDMFYEASVSDMLEFIRELDDKLNSVFIVSHNDTITEICELLSDAAIGNIPTCGIFCIEFESPFKNIKEHENRALFFDYPKKHKKD; this comes from the coding sequence ATGAAAAAAATTTACTTTATAAGGCATGCTAAAGCAGCTCAAAAAGACTATGAAAACGACTTTGAGCGCGATCTAAACGAACGAGGCAAGAAAGATCTGGCTTTGATGTGCGATAGACTTAAAAAGCATAAAGTGAGGGTAGATACGATCTTTTCAAGCCCTGCAAAACGCTGTGCAAAAACCGCTAATAAAATGGCTGATGCGGTTAAATTTAAAGGCAAGATAGAATTTGTAGATATGTTTTACGAGGCTAGCGTGAGTGATATGCTTGAGTTTATAAGAGAACTTGATGATAAGCTAAATAGCGTATTTATCGTATCGCACAACGACACTATAACTGAAATTTGCGAACTTCTAAGCGATGCTGCAATAGGCAACATCCCTACTTGTGGGATATTTTGCATAGAATTTGAATCCCCTTTTAAAAATATCAAAGAGCATGAAAACCGCGCTTTGTTTTTTGATTATCCCAAAAAGCATAAAAAAGACTGA
- a CDS encoding Mur ligase family protein — protein sequence MSENLTQILIQSGLVASHILFTLALGFYLITCLQWFSYKFERVFFHFTKPVWHVFFAIIPIVLYYTTSKFFWIYFYFAMVPSLYLWHKKLDKKLVFTPRVKRFFSILALALVLENVFCFISAKCQNLGIILPLVLSFILSFILEKMNFKTYEKAAIKNLKEIKELKIILITASFGKTSIKNFLFEILKDDFRCHKTPRSVNTLAGLIQDVNNNLAADTQIYIAEAGARLKGDIAEITAFLQPQIVIVGEIGAQHIEYFKTLDNIRSTKLEALGSKRLEKAFVHSSTLAKESEKVEIFDKNLKDIKANLEGINFSLDEVKFSSPLLGKFNCTNLAVCVKTALYLGLEPSKVQNLISKLKNVEHRLQRIDAGGKIIIDDSFNGNFNGMSVSYELVSGYEGRKVLITPGIVESTAEENKKLSKIINETFDVVMISSSLNAVSLLKYLTKPKIIIIKDKSKMQEILAQNTKAGDLILFSNDAPSFM from the coding sequence ATGAGTGAAAATTTAACTCAAATTTTAATCCAAAGCGGACTTGTCGCCTCGCATATTTTATTTACTCTTGCGCTCGGATTTTATCTCATCACATGCCTGCAATGGTTTTCGTACAAATTTGAGCGAGTGTTTTTTCACTTCACAAAGCCTGTGTGGCACGTGTTTTTTGCGATCATTCCTATCGTGCTTTACTATACGACTAGTAAGTTTTTTTGGATATATTTTTACTTTGCGATGGTGCCAAGCCTTTATCTCTGGCATAAAAAGCTTGATAAAAAGCTGGTTTTTACACCTAGAGTCAAGCGATTTTTCAGCATACTTGCGCTTGCCTTAGTGCTTGAAAATGTATTTTGCTTTATCTCTGCCAAGTGCCAAAATTTAGGTATCATATTGCCGCTTGTACTTTCGTTTATCCTTAGCTTTATACTTGAAAAAATGAATTTTAAAACTTACGAAAAGGCTGCGATTAAAAATCTTAAAGAAATAAAAGAGCTTAAGATCATCCTTATAACGGCAAGTTTTGGCAAAACAAGCATCAAAAATTTCTTATTCGAAATACTAAAAGATGATTTTAGATGCCACAAAACTCCTCGCAGTGTAAATACCCTAGCTGGGCTCATCCAAGATGTAAACAACAATCTTGCTGCCGATACGCAAATTTATATAGCCGAAGCAGGGGCTAGATTAAAGGGCGATATCGCTGAGATAACCGCATTTTTACAGCCTCAGATCGTAATCGTAGGCGAAATAGGGGCTCAGCACATCGAATACTTTAAAACTCTTGATAATATCCGCTCAACCAAGCTTGAAGCGCTTGGCTCTAAACGACTTGAAAAAGCTTTCGTGCATAGCTCAACACTAGCAAAAGAGAGCGAAAAAGTGGAAATTTTTGATAAAAATTTAAAAGATATAAAGGCAAATTTAGAAGGCATAAATTTCAGCCTTGATGAAGTTAAATTTAGCTCTCCTTTGCTTGGCAAATTTAACTGCACAAATTTAGCCGTTTGTGTAAAAACCGCTCTTTATCTAGGGCTCGAGCCGTCAAAAGTGCAAAATTTGATATCTAAACTTAAAAATGTCGAGCATAGGCTTCAAAGAATTGATGCGGGCGGTAAAATCATAATAGACGATAGTTTCAATGGCAACTTTAACGGCATGAGTGTGTCTTACGAGCTTGTTTCGGGCTATGAAGGTCGCAAAGTATTGATAACTCCAGGGATCGTGGAAAGCACTGCCGAGGAAAACAAAAAACTAAGCAAGATCATAAATGAAACTTTTGATGTAGTGATGATATCAAGCTCGCTAAACGCAGTTTCACTGCTTAAATATCTCACAAAGCCAAAGATAATCATCATAAAAGATAAATCAAAAATGCAAGAGATACTAGCTCAAAACACCAAAGCAGGGGATCTAATACTATTTTCAAACGATGCGCCTAGCTTTATGTAA
- a CDS encoding alpha/beta fold hydrolase gives MASKEIIYKGKSYQISYEMLNLSNEHAIVFLHGWGANKEIMKKAFGKFLTGFKHIYIDMPGFGASNMQEPLYTKDYAEIMKLFLEEINIIPTLIVGHSFGGKVATLLKPANLALLSSAGIVTKKPFFVRFKISIFKILKALGFGFLYKFFATKDVKGMSKQMYETLKNVVNEDFTSKFKDYKGRAFIFWGEEDSATPLKSGEQIHRLIANSDFHPLKGDHFFFLLRASYISGVIDSELNLKPNKELR, from the coding sequence ATGGCGAGTAAGGAGATAATTTACAAAGGCAAAAGTTACCAAATAAGCTACGAGATGCTAAATTTATCAAACGAACATGCGATAGTATTTTTGCACGGCTGGGGGGCAAATAAAGAGATAATGAAAAAGGCCTTTGGCAAATTTCTAACTGGTTTTAAGCATATCTACATCGATATGCCAGGTTTTGGCGCTTCAAATATGCAAGAGCCGCTTTATACGAAAGATTACGCCGAGATTATGAAGCTGTTTTTAGAGGAGATAAATATCATTCCAACTCTTATCGTCGGACACTCATTTGGCGGCAAGGTTGCAACTTTGTTAAAGCCTGCAAATTTAGCTCTTTTAAGCAGTGCCGGCATAGTTACCAAAAAGCCCTTTTTTGTGAGATTTAAGATCTCTATTTTTAAAATTTTAAAAGCACTTGGATTTGGCTTTTTGTATAAATTTTTTGCTACAAAAGATGTAAAAGGCATGAGCAAGCAGATGTATGAAACGCTTAAAAACGTCGTAAATGAGGACTTTACAAGCAAATTTAAAGATTACAAGGGCAGGGCGTTTATATTTTGGGGTGAAGAAGATAGCGCAACTCCGCTAAAAAGTGGCGAGCAGATACATAGGCTCATAGCAAATAGCGACTTTCATCCGCTTAAAGGCGACCACTTCTTTTTCTTGCTACGTGCAAGCTATATTAGCGGAGTTATCGACTCTGAACTAAATTTAAAGCCAAATAAGGAGCTAAGATGA
- a CDS encoding type II toxin-antitoxin system Phd/YefM family antitoxin, whose translation MTTFSKDEIYTATEVVRNFSTVLTKVGSAQTKRAVIVKNNKFEAVLLNMAEYERLCEAVEVLQTIYSSRKKGENGE comes from the coding sequence ATGACTACATTTAGCAAAGATGAAATCTACACCGCCACCGAAGTTGTTAGAAATTTTAGCACCGTTCTTACTAAAGTAGGCTCGGCACAGACCAAGCGAGCCGTCATTGTAAAAAACAACAAATTTGAAGCGGTTTTACTAAATATGGCTGAATACGAGCGCCTATGCGAGGCGGTGGAAGTTCTACAAACTATATATTCGTCAAGAAAAAAGGGTGAAAATGGCGAGTAA
- a CDS encoding D-alanine--D-alanine ligase, translated as MKFGILFGARSYEHEISIVSAIALKNVLKSEPVFVFCDKFREFYLIEAKDMKANFFSSGNYKKSKKLLLKNGGFFAGGMFGEKKTEVDVFINLIHGMDGEDGKMAALLDFYEIRYIGPRLEASAMSYNKEITKLLAVKAGVKTLKYEVLRRGDILNLALPIILKPVRLGSSIGVSVVKDDGELEYAQDVAFEFDTEVLVEPFIEGVKEYNLAGCKVDGKIKFSIIEEPKKKEFLDYEQKYMSFSSESRAKEADISETIKAKLKESFERIYNCGFDGALIRCDFFVIDDEVYLNEINPNPGSLANYLFNDFEETINLLAKNLPRERDIKIDYQFINSITSAKGKV; from the coding sequence ATGAAATTTGGAATTTTATTTGGCGCTAGAAGCTACGAGCATGAGATCAGCATCGTAAGCGCAATAGCCTTAAAAAACGTGCTTAAAAGCGAGCCGGTGTTTGTATTTTGCGATAAATTTAGGGAGTTTTATCTAATCGAAGCTAAAGACATGAAGGCAAATTTCTTTAGCTCGGGCAACTACAAAAAGAGTAAAAAGCTACTACTTAAAAACGGCGGATTTTTTGCGGGCGGAATGTTTGGCGAGAAAAAGACAGAAGTTGATGTATTTATAAATTTGATACATGGCATGGACGGCGAAGACGGCAAAATGGCTGCCTTGCTTGACTTTTACGAGATAAGATATATAGGCCCTAGACTTGAAGCAAGCGCGATGAGCTACAACAAAGAGATAACCAAGCTTTTAGCCGTAAAAGCAGGCGTTAAGACGCTAAAATACGAAGTCTTGCGCAGAGGTGATATCTTAAATTTAGCGCTTCCCATCATACTAAAGCCTGTTCGTCTAGGCAGCTCTATCGGAGTAAGCGTGGTAAAGGATGATGGCGAGCTTGAGTATGCACAGGACGTGGCGTTTGAGTTTGACACCGAAGTTTTGGTTGAGCCGTTTATAGAGGGCGTGAAGGAATATAACCTAGCAGGCTGCAAGGTAGATGGCAAGATAAAATTTTCGATCATAGAAGAGCCAAAAAAGAAAGAATTCCTTGATTACGAGCAAAAATATATGAGCTTTTCAAGCGAGAGCAGGGCAAAGGAAGCTGATATAAGCGAGACTATCAAGGCAAAATTAAAAGAGAGTTTTGAGAGAATTTATAACTGCGGATTTGACGGAGCGCTTATCAGGTGTGATTTTTTCGTGATAGATGATGAAGTCTATCTAAACGAGATAAATCCAAATCCGGGAAGCCTTGCAAACTATCTATTTAACGACTTTGAAGAGACTATAAATTTGCTCGCTAAAAACTTGCCAAGAGAGCGCGATATAAAGATAGATTATCAATTTATAAACTCGATCACATCGGCTAAAGGAAAGGTATAA
- the ruvA gene encoding Holliday junction branch migration protein RuvA, whose translation MIKAIEGVITKKEPAYLLLKTASGVTYGISISLFCSAKLEKGEKVELNITQIIREDANLLYGFLDESEQRMFEMLIKLNGIGASTAMAVCSSLNPNAFTNAIINGDADALKSVPGIGVKTARRIIAELSDAKLVTDDAMPSHQHEAVLALESLGFKRDKISKVLSTCTATNVSELIKEALKKLG comes from the coding sequence ATGATAAAAGCAATCGAAGGCGTAATAACCAAAAAAGAGCCTGCATACCTGCTGCTTAAAACCGCAAGCGGCGTAACATACGGCATATCCATATCGCTTTTTTGCTCGGCAAAGCTTGAAAAAGGCGAAAAAGTAGAACTTAACATCACTCAAATTATCAGAGAAGATGCAAATTTGCTCTACGGCTTTTTGGACGAAAGCGAGCAAAGAATGTTTGAGATGCTTATCAAACTAAACGGCATAGGCGCAAGCACAGCTATGGCGGTATGCTCCAGCCTAAATCCAAACGCCTTTACAAACGCGATCATAAATGGCGATGCGGACGCTCTTAAATCAGTTCCCGGCATCGGTGTAAAAACCGCAAGGCGTATCATAGCCGAGTTAAGCGACGCTAAGCTCGTAACTGACGATGCGATGCCAAGCCACCAGCACGAAGCGGTTTTGGCGCTTGAGAGCCTTGGATTTAAGCGAGATAAGATATCTAAGGTGCTTTCAACCTGCACGGCAACTAACGTAAGCGAGCTTATCAAAGAAGCTCTTAAAAAACTCGGATAA
- a CDS encoding MlaD family protein, giving the protein MESKINYTLIGLFFVIVVSIAGGFIWWMISYGNNKNEYRAYYILTNDLPSGIKKDSTVKFIGVDAGIVKDIRFANPKDAQIEIELWVDKGLPVKKDSTVVAEIQGITGISYLNIQRGSQNSPIFSDSEKPYITLEESFFQKIGGKASNLTENIDRTLANINKVLNEENTKKISSILKSIDELAANLNNISANTDINGSLANLNNTLLEFQILAKNGSKTLENINSFSNNFSNLAIKLENLQRIMEEKIKSGEYDIKDILSSFSQEAITTFLEFQKTLKEFRQTLFRLEDRPYEFFFKDPQNKDKK; this is encoded by the coding sequence ATGGAAAGCAAGATAAATTATACTCTTATAGGGCTGTTTTTTGTGATAGTTGTATCCATTGCTGGTGGCTTTATATGGTGGATGATAAGTTATGGCAATAACAAGAATGAATACAGAGCATATTACATACTTACGAACGATCTTCCAAGTGGAATCAAAAAAGATTCTACAGTCAAATTTATAGGAGTTGATGCTGGAATAGTCAAAGATATTAGATTTGCAAACCCAAAAGATGCACAAATAGAGATTGAATTATGGGTTGACAAAGGGCTTCCTGTAAAAAAAGATAGCACTGTAGTGGCAGAGATTCAAGGAATAACAGGCATAAGTTATCTAAATATACAAAGAGGATCGCAAAATAGTCCTATATTTAGTGATAGCGAAAAGCCTTACATTACTCTTGAAGAAAGTTTTTTTCAAAAAATAGGCGGAAAGGCTAGTAACTTAACAGAAAATATTGATAGAACGCTTGCAAATATAAATAAAGTTTTAAATGAAGAGAATACTAAAAAAATATCTTCTATTTTAAAATCCATTGATGAGCTTGCGGCTAATTTAAATAATATTAGTGCAAATACCGATATAAATGGTTCTTTGGCAAATCTAAACAATACTCTTTTAGAATTTCAAATCTTAGCCAAAAACGGCTCTAAGACACTTGAAAATATCAACTCATTTTCTAATAATTTTTCTAATCTGGCAATCAAACTAGAAAATTTACAAAGAATTATGGAAGAAAAGATAAAAAGCGGAGAGTATGATATAAAAGACATCTTAAGCTCATTTTCACAAGAGGCTATAACTACATTTTTAGAATTCCAAAAGACCCTGAAAGAATTTAGGCAAACTCTTTTTAGGCTAGAGGATAGGCCTTATGAATTTTTCTTTAAAGACCCTCAAAACAAGGATAAAAAATGA
- a CDS encoding ABC transporter ATP-binding protein: protein MIIKATDITTKFNDRIIHDKVSFHVKDGEIYGLLGGSGSGKSTLMKTMIYLKEPSEGRIEMLGEDLWSIGEAKRQEIRQKCGVMFQFGALYTSMNVLENIYILLKEYSNISETVMKEIAMFWLLKVGLKPNTALLYPSELSGGMKKRVAMARALVLSPKILFLDEPNSGLDPMSARAFDELVLELRDTLELTVVMVTHDIDSIQSILDRFLILENKKIAFEGNLNELKSFENNPLEDLFKARKI from the coding sequence ATGATAATAAAAGCCACAGACATAACCACCAAATTTAATGATCGAATTATACACGACAAGGTTAGCTTTCATGTAAAAGATGGTGAAATTTACGGACTTCTTGGCGGTAGCGGTAGCGGTAAATCAACACTTATGAAAACAATGATATACTTAAAAGAGCCAAGCGAAGGCAGAATAGAGATGCTTGGAGAAGATCTATGGTCTATAGGCGAGGCAAAAAGACAAGAGATAAGGCAAAAGTGCGGAGTAATGTTTCAGTTTGGAGCACTTTATACATCTATGAATGTGCTTGAAAATATATATATCTTGCTAAAAGAATATAGCAATATTAGTGAAACAGTCATGAAAGAGATAGCTATGTTTTGGTTGCTTAAAGTAGGATTAAAACCCAATACGGCTCTACTTTATCCAAGTGAACTAAGCGGTGGTATGAAAAAACGTGTGGCTATGGCAAGAGCCCTTGTATTAAGTCCTAAAATTCTATTTTTAGATGAGCCAAATAGCGGGCTCGATCCGATGAGTGCAAGAGCTTTTGATGAGCTGGTTTTAGAGCTTAGAGATACTCTTGAACTAACAGTTGTGATGGTAACGCATGATATAGACAGTATCCAAAGCATATTAGATAGATTTTTAATACTTGAAAATAAAAAGATAGCCTTTGAGGGAAATTTAAACGAGCTTAAAAGCTTTGAAAACAATCCTCTTGAGGATCTCTTTAAGGCAAGGAAAATTTAG
- a CDS encoding MlaE family ABC transporter permease has protein sequence MFFGLKFKSDFYDCLIKDNGSLEINLKNSWDFKLKKSILNQISAILLSKKFQIIKLNFAEVTEFDYAIALFLSSIIRKSDKKFELINLHNNHEKIFASIKKELSAAIKKDTIAPAKKNINIKNTKNFLYKIGEKIGEFYFGVILFFTFLGEFLVKFLKTIFMPKTIRIKEILAHFENAAIKSAFIVCLASFLVGVVLAYQGANLLERFGASIIIVEMMGMLTLREIAPLIAAIVIAGRLASSYTAQIGVMKITEEIDAMKTMGFDPFKFLVLPRVIALIFAMPIIVFLADLIGLFGEMVVCQTYLDISFGDYLARFKQEVEIRHFYVGVFKAPFFGMVIAFIGCWRGFAVSGNTQSVGKYTTVSVVNAIFGVIMVDALFSIIFTQLEV, from the coding sequence TTGTTTTTTGGTCTTAAATTTAAAAGTGATTTTTACGATTGTTTAATTAAAGACAATGGATCTCTTGAGATAAATTTAAAAAACTCTTGGGATTTTAAATTAAAAAAAAGTATTTTAAACCAAATTTCAGCTATTCTTTTATCCAAAAAATTTCAAATAATAAAATTAAATTTTGCAGAAGTTACCGAGTTTGACTATGCTATAGCCTTATTTTTAAGTTCAATTATTCGCAAATCGGATAAAAAATTTGAGCTTATAAATTTACATAATAACCATGAGAAAATTTTTGCTTCAATTAAAAAAGAGCTATCAGCGGCTATAAAAAAAGATACTATTGCTCCGGCAAAAAAAAATATTAATATAAAAAATACAAAAAATTTTCTTTATAAAATAGGCGAAAAAATAGGCGAATTTTACTTTGGAGTAATTTTATTTTTTACTTTTTTAGGTGAGTTTTTAGTTAAATTTCTAAAAACTATCTTTATGCCAAAGACTATTAGAATCAAAGAAATTTTAGCTCATTTTGAAAATGCCGCTATCAAGTCGGCATTTATTGTTTGTCTTGCTTCGTTTTTAGTAGGTGTAGTTTTGGCTTATCAAGGTGCAAACTTATTAGAACGATTTGGTGCAAGCATAATAATAGTTGAGATGATGGGTATGCTAACTCTTAGAGAGATAGCGCCTTTGATTGCTGCCATAGTTATCGCCGGACGCTTAGCCTCAAGCTATACTGCGCAAATTGGGGTGATGAAGATAACAGAAGAGATAGACGCTATGAAAACTATGGGGTTTGATCCTTTTAAATTTTTAGTCTTGCCAAGGGTTATTGCTCTAATTTTTGCTATGCCTATAATTGTATTTTTAGCTGATTTGATAGGACTTTTTGGCGAGATGGTGGTATGTCAGACATATCTTGATATTAGTTTTGGAGATTATTTAGCGAGGTTTAAGCAAGAAGTAGAGATAAGACACTTTTACGTAGGTGTTTTTAAAGCTCCATTTTTTGGTATGGTTATAGCATTTATAGGGTGCTGGCGCGGATTTGCAGTTAGTGGAAATACCCAAAGCGTAGGCAAGTACACAACCGTAAGCGTAGTAAATGCAATATTTGGAGTAATAATGGTAGATGCGCTATTTTCTATCATATTTACTCAGCTTGAGGTCTAA